From one Triticum aestivum cultivar Chinese Spring chromosome 4B, IWGSC CS RefSeq v2.1, whole genome shotgun sequence genomic stretch:
- the LOC123091493 gene encoding probable F-box protein At2g36090, whose amino-acid sequence MAASSQTEESMMNYDSPACGGDVAETVIEDLPADVLSLVLRRLDGASLAALGCASSSFHDLATDPDTWRGLCLALWPSVAGLLDNSCCRGTGDGFHRALFADAFPFPATTAAAPGTVAPALPSRLVSAVDLHHKGVCIMSRVVETDTSSAWFLGSPFRVDALLQEGFSAASSITPAELTLSWLLLDPSSGRAVNASSRRPVSVDRSWLTGETVARFTVVLGGVALDAAVTCDDRFGHVREVSLCVEDGDGGGVSGRDGLAAVAAAMAAPRQGRGAEAEAQAARQYGEFVKGKSARKEWKARREGLVDLCCSGVGAAAFVGFLVMLTCR is encoded by the coding sequence ATGGCGGCGAGTAGTCAAACTGAGGAGAGCATGATGAACTACGATTCtccggcgtgcggcggcgacgtgGCAGAGACGGTCATCGAGGACCTCCCCGCGGACGTGCTGTCCCTCGTGCTCCGCCGGCTCGACGGCGCGTCGCTGGCGGCGCTCGGCTGCGCGAGCTCCAGCTTCCACGACCTCGCCACCGACCCCGACACATGGCGCGGACTCTGCCTCGCCCTGTGGCCGTCGGTCGCCGGCCTCCTCGACAATTCTTGCTGCCGCGGCACCGGCGACGGCTTCCACCGGGCGCTCTTCGCCGACGCGTTCCCGTTCccagcgacgacggcggcggccccGGGCACGGTCGCGCCCGCCCTGCCCAGCCGTCTCGTCTCCGCGGTGGACCTGCACCACAAGGGGGTCTGCATCATGTCGCGCGTGGTGGAGACGGACACCTCGTCGGCGTGGTTCCTGGGCTCGCCGTTCCGCGTCGACGCGCTCCTGCAGGAGGGCTTCTCGGCGGCGTCCTCGATCACGCCGGCGGAGCTCACGCTGAGCTGGCTGCTGCTTGACCCGTCGTCAGGCCGGGCGGTCAACGCCTCCAGCCGGCGGCCGGTGTCCGTTGACCGGAGCTGGCTCACGGGGGAGACGGTGGCGCGGTTCACCGTGGTGCTCGGCGGCGTTGCCCTGGACGCGGCCGTCACGTGCGACGACCGGTTTGGGCACGTCCGGGAGGTCAGCCTGTGCGTggaggacggcgacggcggcggcgtcagCGGGCGGGACGGGCTGGCAGCGGTCGCCGCGGCCATGGCTGCCCCGAGGCAGGGCCGGGGCGCGGAGGCGGAGGCACAGGCGGCGCGGCAGTACGGGGAGTTCGTGAAGGGGAAGAGCGCGCGGAAGGAGTGGAAGGCAAGGCGGGAGGGGCTCGTCGACCTCTGCTGCTCCGGCGTCGGAGCGGCGGCGTTCGTCGGGTTCCTGGTGATGCTCACGTGCCGGTGA
- the LOC123091491 gene encoding mRNA-decapping enzyme-like protein, translated as MPPPQPTNGGKLTPNLAMDAEGTRLLNLTVLQRLDPAVEDILITAAHVTLYDFNIDLNQWSRKDVEGSLFVVKRNTQPRFQFIVMNRRNTDNLVEDLLSDFEYELQPPYLLYRNAAQEVNGIWFYNQQDCDAVANLFGRILNAYARVPPKAKVPSTKSEFEELEAVPTSAAIDGPLEPPPASTLISDTPDESLANYFGGAASITSVSSGSMVGRAHPSTETTAASHTPLMMSSAAQSHQIPPPFGGSSAPPLPLQDTNAHASHSTNLVTPAFFAPPSSSSASLAPPISSMMPTAPPLHSTSSSTQHPQYGHGTPLLQPFPPPAPPPSFAPAHNDGSVISRDKVKDALLRLVQSDQFIDLIYRELQNAHM; from the exons atgccgccgccgcagccgaccAACGGGGGCAAGTTGACCCCGAACCTGGCGATGGACGCCGAGGGCACGCGCCTGCTCAACCTCACCGTCCTGCAGCGTCTCGACCCCGCCGTCGAGGACATCCTCATCACCGCCGCCCACGTCACCCTCTACGACTTCAACATCGACCTCAATCAGTGG AGCCGCAAGGACGTGGAGGGGTCGCTGTTCGTCGTGAAGAG GAACACGCAGCCGAGGTTTCAGTTTATCGTCATGAACAGGCGGAACACGG ATAATCTGGTGGAGGATTTATTAAGTGATTTTGAATACGAACTTCAACCTCCATATTTGTTGTACCGGAATGCTGCACAAGAAGTAAATGGTATTTGGTTTTACAATCAGCAGGACTGTGATGCTGTAGCAAATCTTTTTGGAAG GATACTTAATGCTTATGCCAGAGTACCTCCAAAAGCCAAAGTGCCCTCCACGAAAAG TGAGTTTGAGGAATTGGAGGCTGTTCCTACGTCCGCTGCTATAGATGGCCCCCTTGAACCACCGCCAGCATCCACTCTCATTTCTGATACTCCTGATGAATCACTTGCTAATTACTTTGGT GGCGCTGCAAGCATTACGAGTGTATCAAGTGGGTCAATGGTTGGAAGAGCTCATCCATCCACTGAAACCACTGCGGCTTCCCACACGCCATTGATGATGTCTTCTGCTGCCCAGTCGCACCAAATACCCCCTCCTTTCGGAGGTTCATCAGCTCCACCACTGCCCCTCCAGGACACTAATGCCCATGCTAGCCATTCAACAAATCTTGTAACACCGGCATTCTTTGCTCCTCCATCATCCTCTTCTGCATCACTAGCTCCGCCGATTTCATCAATGATGCCCACAGCACCACCTCTTCATTCAACTTCATCATCTACTCAACATCCTCAGTACGGGCATGGCACCCCTCTACTCCAACCTTTTCCACCACCTGCACCACCTCCATCCTTCGCCCCTGCACACAACGACGGCTCTGTTATTTCACGGGATAAAGTTAAGGACGCCCTCCTTAGACTTGTTCAG AGTGACCAGTTCATCGATTTAATTTACCGGGAGTTGCAGAATGCACATATGTAG